A single genomic interval of Asinibacterium sp. OR53 harbors:
- a CDS encoding Crp/Fnr family transcriptional regulator yields MTDRDTCDLSRCFLCQNCLPEWNGAIATEKQTLYFKKGRAIFREGEEVRGIYFIYDGAVKIHQYWGGDKDFIVRFATLGDVLGHRGQTHGTAFPVSATALDHTRICFIRNEFLESTFKTNPSFLYAMMQLYAGELQRAESRMRSLAVMPVKGRVAEALFTIQEVFGLNAEGYISVPITRLDIACYAGTAYEAVFRLFTKWSGEGIVSTQGKYIRIIDEKKLREFIWYPE; encoded by the coding sequence ATGACAGACCGAGATACCTGCGACCTCAGCCGATGCTTTTTATGCCAGAATTGTCTTCCGGAGTGGAACGGGGCGATAGCGACCGAAAAACAAACCCTTTACTTCAAGAAGGGTCGAGCCATTTTTCGGGAGGGGGAGGAAGTCAGGGGCATCTATTTCATTTATGATGGAGCGGTTAAAATTCACCAATACTGGGGTGGTGATAAAGATTTCATCGTTCGTTTTGCAACCCTTGGAGACGTACTCGGGCATCGTGGTCAAACCCACGGAACAGCCTTCCCGGTATCGGCAACGGCCCTCGATCACACCAGGATCTGTTTTATCCGCAATGAGTTCCTGGAAAGTACCTTCAAGACCAACCCATCTTTTCTTTATGCGATGATGCAACTATATGCCGGGGAGCTGCAAAGAGCGGAAAGCCGGATGCGCAGCCTTGCGGTCATGCCGGTCAAGGGCAGGGTCGCAGAAGCGCTTTTTACTATCCAAGAGGTTTTTGGACTGAATGCAGAAGGGTATATTTCCGTTCCCATCACCCGGCTGGATATCGCGTGCTATGCGGGGACGGCCTATGAAGCGGTTTTCCGGCTGTTCACGAAGTGGTCCGGTGAAGGTATCGTCAGTACCCAGGGCAAATATATCCGGATCATTGACGAAAAAAAGCTTCGGGAATTTATTTGGTATCCTGAATAG
- a CDS encoding SCO family protein — translation MKFHIFLLLGCILVLSCNRRPVVAPKPCCAKEDAAAVSLLTTRLSGDASVYQLPGLWTDQHNHSLSLWDLKGKVQVVAMVFTHCRYACPRLVADMKAIQRALPTAEKNEVGFVLVSFDVQRDDPVQMSRFAGQQQLDDHWVLLHGNAGQVRELSMALNVRYQRLANGDFSHSNAIYILDRRGGIRQILDGVEAQTVSAALTIKGLVQHNDQLTDR, via the coding sequence ATGAAATTCCATATCTTCTTATTGCTTGGCTGCATCCTGGTATTGTCCTGTAACAGGAGACCTGTCGTTGCTCCTAAGCCTTGCTGCGCAAAAGAAGATGCCGCCGCCGTATCGCTTCTTACAACCCGGCTGTCCGGCGACGCTTCCGTGTACCAATTGCCCGGCTTGTGGACGGATCAACACAACCATTCCTTGTCTTTATGGGATTTGAAGGGAAAAGTGCAAGTCGTGGCGATGGTTTTCACGCATTGCAGGTATGCTTGCCCCCGACTGGTGGCGGACATGAAAGCCATACAAAGAGCTTTGCCTACGGCCGAAAAAAATGAGGTCGGATTCGTCCTGGTGTCGTTCGACGTGCAGCGGGACGATCCTGTACAGATGAGCCGGTTCGCCGGACAACAACAACTGGACGATCACTGGGTGCTGCTCCATGGCAACGCCGGCCAGGTAAGAGAATTGTCCATGGCGCTGAACGTGAGATACCAACGGCTTGCAAACGGCGACTTCAGCCATTCCAATGCCATCTATATTTTAGACCGGCGTGGTGGGATACGACAGATCCTGGATGGGGTTGAAGCACAGACGGTGTCAGCCGCCCTGACGATCAAAGGACTTGTACAACACAACGATCAATTAACGGACCGATGA